One Phycisphaeraceae bacterium genomic window carries:
- the rsfS gene encoding ribosome silencing factor — protein MKNPRKTDAIDDAGQTPASPRPQPGRDHEKAREFALAAAAELASDKCTDLVVLDLRGKSQLTDFFVIASGTSDVQMRSAARNVEKIGDAQGMSMFRSNTHDLNPTWIVLDFVDVVVHLFEPQTRLHYDLEMLWGDAPRLTVPGAAGPGGLDRAGLHRAKPTPSEWSPRADARSDARD, from the coding sequence ATGAAGAACCCACGCAAGACCGACGCTATCGACGACGCAGGGCAGACGCCCGCCTCGCCCAGGCCCCAGCCCGGCCGGGATCACGAGAAGGCCCGCGAGTTCGCCCTCGCCGCCGCCGCGGAGCTCGCCTCCGACAAGTGCACGGATCTGGTGGTCCTCGACCTGCGCGGCAAGAGCCAGCTGACGGACTTCTTCGTCATCGCGTCGGGCACATCGGACGTGCAGATGCGCAGCGCCGCGCGCAATGTCGAGAAGATCGGCGACGCGCAGGGCATGTCGATGTTCCGTTCCAACACCCATGACCTGAACCCGACCTGGATCGTCCTCGACTTCGTCGATGTCGTCGTGCACCTCTTCGAGCCCCAGACACGCCTGCACTACGACCTGGAGATGCTCTGGGGCGACGCGCCTCGCCTGACCGTTCCCGGGGCGGCCGGGCCGGGCGGGCTCGATCGCGCCGGGCTGCACCGCGCCAAGCCGACGCCCAGCGAGTGGTCGCCTCGCGCCGATGCGCGATCGGACGCGAGAGACTGA
- a CDS encoding YraN family protein: MLAWVRLLLARPEARRRGRDPLGPRGERLAKRFLRDAGYKALDANVRTSAGEIDLIVEAPDRRTVVFVEVKTRRVGAVRPGGSPPPEASVHARKRAKLVLLAKQISRARGWTDRPLRIDVVAIEAPEVGEPTIRHFVNAVSG, encoded by the coding sequence GTGCTGGCGTGGGTCCGGCTGCTGCTGGCCCGTCCCGAGGCGCGCCGGCGAGGGCGAGACCCGCTCGGCCCTCGCGGCGAGCGCCTCGCGAAGCGTTTCCTCCGCGATGCCGGGTACAAAGCGCTGGACGCCAATGTTCGCACCAGCGCCGGCGAGATCGACCTCATCGTCGAGGCCCCTGATCGTCGCACGGTTGTGTTCGTCGAGGTGAAGACCCGGCGCGTCGGCGCGGTGCGTCCGGGCGGTTCTCCACCGCCCGAGGCGAGCGTCCACGCACGCAAACGCGCGAAGCTCGTCCTTCTCGCGAAACAGATCTCGCGCGCTCGTGGGTGGACCGACCGCCCGTTGCGCATCGACGTCGTCGCGATCGAGGCCCCGGAGGTCGGGGAACCCACGATCCGGCATTTCGTCAACGCCGTCTCAGGGTGA
- a CDS encoding NYN domain-containing protein, translated as MLVDAYNAIHVTGVLPPHLAGIDAPALAELVSGSRWGRGKALLVCDGTRPRGWPRAVGGVELRFAGPGRDADTLIERLLRDSPDPRRVTVVSSDQRLRRAAKRAGAASITSEGFLAQLASDIDAPKARAVSPAAGKPEVPLDPYALRRWLEEFGLGPDELRRIAGEASACRAAPLKVEPTRDHDAPRRAGEGRAAARREPTPPAGESRPLDLSDAQLHAMLADALKMWPGADLPADLDITQWLATLTDDPLSPPSRSARSSR; from the coding sequence TTGCTCGTCGACGCGTACAACGCGATCCATGTCACCGGCGTGCTGCCCCCGCACCTGGCCGGGATCGACGCGCCGGCGCTGGCCGAGCTGGTCTCCGGATCGCGCTGGGGCCGGGGGAAAGCCCTGCTTGTCTGCGATGGGACAAGGCCGCGCGGCTGGCCCCGGGCGGTCGGGGGCGTTGAGTTGCGCTTCGCCGGGCCCGGTCGCGACGCGGACACCCTCATCGAGCGGCTGCTGCGAGATTCCCCAGACCCGCGCCGGGTCACGGTCGTGTCCTCGGACCAGCGCCTGCGCCGGGCAGCCAAGCGGGCGGGCGCCGCCTCGATCACCAGCGAGGGGTTCCTGGCGCAGCTCGCCTCCGACATCGACGCCCCCAAAGCGCGCGCCGTGTCGCCCGCAGCCGGCAAGCCCGAGGTCCCGCTCGACCCCTACGCCCTGCGCCGGTGGCTTGAGGAGTTCGGGCTGGGCCCCGACGAGCTGCGTCGAATCGCCGGGGAGGCGAGCGCATGCAGGGCGGCGCCGCTCAAGGTCGAGCCGACGAGGGATCACGACGCCCCGCGACGCGCCGGGGAGGGCCGAGCTGCCGCGCGGCGAGAGCCCACGCCGCCGGCCGGGGAGTCGCGCCCGCTGGACCTGTCGGACGCCCAGCTCCACGCCATGCTCGCCGACGCTCTCAAGATGTGGCCCGGCGCGGATCTTCCTGCCGATCTCGACATCACCCAATGGCTCGCCACCCTCACCGACGATCCGCTCTCGCCGCCCTCGCGCTCTGCGCGCTCGTCGCGGTGA
- a CDS encoding aspartate 1-decarboxylase, whose product MLRKVLHSKVHRATVTKALPDYVGSITIDADILRAIGLRVNDAVLVANCRTGARFETYVFWGEPGSGKIEVNGAAAHLVEPGDKVIVMHFALMTDDEHRAHRPKAAIMRDDNTIERVMLYEPIE is encoded by the coding sequence ATGCTTCGCAAGGTCCTCCATTCCAAAGTTCACCGGGCGACGGTCACCAAGGCCCTGCCCGACTACGTCGGCTCGATCACCATCGACGCCGACATCCTCCGCGCCATCGGCCTGCGCGTGAACGACGCGGTGCTCGTCGCCAACTGCCGCACCGGCGCGCGCTTCGAGACCTATGTCTTCTGGGGCGAGCCGGGGTCGGGCAAGATCGAGGTCAACGGGGCGGCGGCGCACCTGGTCGAGCCGGGCGACAAGGTGATCGTGATGCACTTCGCCCTCATGACCGACGACGAACACCGGGCCCACCGACCGAAGGCCGCGATCATGCGCGACGACAACACCATCGAGCGTGTGATGCTCTACGAGCCCATCGAGTAG
- the rpsU gene encoding 30S ribosomal protein S21 has protein sequence MAIRVRARSGESVEQLQRRFKKLCEKEGLTKDVKRKQYFEKPSERRRRAQRKSANRIVAARGGFRTPA, from the coding sequence ATGGCGATCCGCGTTCGTGCGCGTAGCGGCGAGTCGGTCGAGCAGCTCCAGCGGCGCTTCAAGAAGCTCTGCGAGAAAGAGGGCCTGACCAAGGATGTGAAGCGCAAGCAGTACTTCGAGAAGCCCTCGGAGCGTCGTCGTCGTGCGCAGCGCAAGAGCGCCAACCGCATCGTCGCGGCGCGCGGCGGGTTCCGGACCCCGGCCTGA
- a CDS encoding sodium-translocating pyrophosphatase yields the protein MTELASAALHLATAALPTGSTAGAFTPFSPYLLGPIGAVAALIMAFVFSRMVMSKSEGDAEMIRIAQAVREGAMAYLTRQYKVVAIVFVVLIGLLAILWQLNLQAAMTMIGVPLAGLFSGLCGWFGMKMATNASARTANAAKASLNEGLTVAFRSGAVMGLVVVGFALLDVSLWFFIFNTFGDAFGIAKGTPQGLVAMTTVMLSFGMGASTQALFARVGGGIYTKAADVGADLVGKVEAGIPEDDARNPATIADNVGDNVGDVAGMGADLYESYYGSMLATMALGAAAVTGAGLAYTQSVELGMKLALAPIAIAGLGILCSIAGIFTVKAKENASFAQLLKGLHTGVYVASALIGVGCFGILWLLLGSGDASTALAALGSSWWRLALAIVAGLIAGNVIAIATEYYTSYEHEPTKRIARQALTGPATVIIAGIAEGMKSTWAALITVSVAIIAAFTLAGGGESFLMGLYGVGIAAVGMLATLGITLATDAYGPIADNAGGNAEMTGQPPHVRQRTDMLDSLGNTTAATGKGFAIGSAALTALALFAAYIQIVQIQLTTQADSFARAREVQVDASFAGAAIYQGYGKFAIVLADGTRDAGLLVDRAQKTAGNADNLSVGSTFAVSAAHSGETTFSEARLLRLTGGPADARTDIEVVAARNAQVSDILGFYEVTLLNPRVLGGLFMGVLLAFLFCAMTMSAVGRAANAMMIECRRQFAKMRAAFRAQGMSEADIADPEKWPKQVQHEGVNYPDYASCVSISTAGAQREMVVPSALAIIVPIVVGLVLGVPGVVGMLAGGLTSGFAVAIFMANAGGAWDNAKKLLESYGRITADDFIANAASREKVPAEIRDAIAARAEDYVRNGKGAAYVYGKGSDDHKATVVGDTVGDPFKDTSGPSLNILIKLISIVAVVFAGLTVKFGPMFASMIGLQ from the coding sequence GTGACCGAACTCGCTTCTGCAGCGTTGCATCTGGCGACCGCCGCTCTCCCGACGGGATCGACGGCCGGCGCGTTTACACCCTTCTCGCCGTACCTGCTCGGCCCGATCGGCGCCGTCGCGGCGTTGATCATGGCCTTCGTCTTCTCGCGGATGGTCATGTCCAAGTCCGAGGGCGACGCGGAGATGATCCGCATCGCGCAGGCCGTGCGCGAGGGCGCGATGGCCTACCTCACGCGCCAGTACAAGGTCGTCGCGATCGTCTTCGTCGTCCTGATCGGCCTGCTCGCGATCCTCTGGCAGCTCAACCTGCAGGCCGCGATGACCATGATCGGCGTCCCGCTCGCCGGCCTGTTCTCCGGTCTCTGCGGCTGGTTCGGCATGAAGATGGCGACCAACGCGTCGGCGCGCACCGCCAACGCCGCCAAGGCCTCGCTCAACGAGGGCCTGACCGTCGCGTTCCGCTCGGGCGCCGTGATGGGCCTGGTCGTCGTCGGCTTCGCGCTGCTCGACGTCTCGCTGTGGTTCTTCATCTTCAATACCTTCGGTGACGCCTTCGGCATCGCCAAGGGCACGCCCCAGGGCCTGGTCGCGATGACCACGGTCATGCTCTCCTTCGGCATGGGCGCGTCGACGCAGGCGCTGTTCGCGCGTGTCGGCGGCGGCATCTACACCAAGGCCGCCGACGTGGGCGCCGACCTGGTCGGCAAGGTCGAGGCGGGCATCCCCGAGGACGACGCACGCAACCCCGCCACCATCGCCGACAACGTGGGCGACAACGTCGGCGACGTCGCCGGCATGGGCGCCGACCTGTACGAGTCGTACTACGGCTCGATGCTCGCGACCATGGCGCTCGGCGCCGCCGCCGTCACCGGCGCGGGCCTCGCCTACACGCAGTCCGTCGAGCTGGGCATGAAGCTCGCGCTCGCGCCCATCGCGATCGCCGGCCTGGGCATCCTCTGCTCGATCGCCGGCATCTTCACCGTCAAGGCCAAGGAGAACGCGTCCTTCGCGCAGCTCCTCAAGGGCCTCCACACCGGCGTCTACGTCGCGTCGGCGCTCATCGGCGTCGGCTGCTTCGGCATCCTGTGGCTGCTGCTGGGCAGCGGCGACGCGTCGACCGCCCTCGCGGCGCTCGGCTCCTCCTGGTGGCGCCTCGCCCTCGCGATCGTCGCCGGCCTCATCGCAGGCAACGTCATCGCGATCGCGACCGAGTACTACACCTCGTACGAGCACGAGCCGACCAAGCGCATCGCGCGCCAGGCGCTCACCGGCCCCGCGACCGTCATCATCGCCGGCATCGCCGAGGGCATGAAGTCCACCTGGGCCGCCCTCATCACCGTCTCCGTCGCGATCATCGCCGCCTTCACCCTCGCCGGCGGCGGCGAGTCGTTCCTCATGGGTCTCTACGGCGTCGGCATCGCCGCCGTCGGCATGCTGGCCACCCTCGGCATCACCCTCGCGACCGACGCGTACGGCCCCATCGCCGACAACGCCGGCGGCAACGCCGAGATGACCGGTCAGCCCCCCCACGTCCGCCAGCGCACCGACATGCTCGACTCGCTGGGCAACACCACCGCCGCGACCGGCAAGGGCTTCGCCATCGGCTCGGCGGCCCTCACGGCGCTCGCGCTCTTCGCCGCCTACATCCAGATCGTGCAGATCCAGCTCACCACGCAGGCCGACAGCTTCGCCCGCGCCCGCGAGGTGCAGGTTGACGCGTCCTTCGCCGGCGCGGCGATCTACCAGGGCTACGGCAAGTTCGCGATCGTGCTCGCCGACGGGACCCGCGACGCGGGCCTGCTCGTCGATCGCGCCCAGAAGACCGCAGGCAACGCCGACAACCTCTCCGTCGGCTCCACCTTCGCCGTCTCCGCCGCCCACTCGGGCGAGACCACCTTCTCCGAGGCCCGCCTGCTGCGCCTGACCGGCGGCCCGGCGGACGCCCGCACCGACATCGAGGTCGTCGCGGCCCGCAACGCGCAGGTCTCCGACATCCTCGGGTTCTACGAGGTCACGCTTCTGAACCCGCGCGTGCTGGGCGGCCTGTTCATGGGCGTGCTCCTCGCGTTCCTCTTCTGCGCCATGACCATGAGCGCCGTCGGTCGCGCCGCGAACGCGATGATGATCGAGTGTCGCCGCCAGTTCGCCAAGATGCGCGCCGCCTTCCGCGCGCAGGGCATGTCCGAGGCCGACATCGCCGACCCCGAGAAGTGGCCCAAGCAGGTCCAGCACGAGGGCGTCAACTACCCCGACTACGCGTCCTGCGTGTCGATCTCGACCGCCGGCGCGCAGCGCGAGATGGTCGTGCCCTCCGCCCTGGCGATCATCGTCCCCATCGTCGTCGGCCTCGTGCTCGGCGTGCCGGGCGTGGTCGGCATGCTCGCCGGCGGCCTGACCTCCGGCTTCGCCGTCGCCATCTTCATGGCCAACGCCGGCGGCGCGTGGGACAACGCCAAGAAGCTCCTCGAGTCGTACGGGCGCATCACCGCCGATGACTTCATCGCCAACGCCGCCTCGCGCGAGAAGGTCCCGGCCGAGATCCGTGACGCGATCGCGGCCCGCGCCGAGGACTACGTCCGCAACGGCAAGGGCGCGGCCTATGTCTACGGCAAGGGCTCCGACGACCACAAGGCCACCGTCGTGGGCGACACCGTCGGCGACCCCTTCAAGGACACCTCCGGCCCGTCTCTCAACATCCTCATCAAGCTGATCTCGATCGTCGCCGTCGTCTTCGCGGGCCTCACCGTGAAGTTCGGCCCGATGTTCGCCTCGATGATCGGCCTCCAGTAA
- a CDS encoding HAMP domain-containing histidine kinase — protein MDRPSNTIQSMLRGVSLATKCQLLFGAAIVLIISSALLVPWFRTLSVVDASQLETSRQISRLWERTSEGDGSAFDLAFPTSRAPAPADAPPSRPDEPVIRRIPAADLDAAAADSAFLAAAVERFRRTRREPISEHHEAIWDGDRIYRYARAQREPDTRELVSVLLLERRSPQAQSLLLINRMYLVVAGVLAGLFASMVFYLITTRIILKPVRTLREVADLVRRGDLSARSQITTGDEFEELGQTFNEMLQGLTESTDRLRTINRSLDLRVDELSRSNIALYESAKLKGEFLANVSHELRTPLNSIIGFAELLQSIAESDSNRGTKTDEELAMLAKRSRYLDNIVNAGRSLLEMINELLEMAKIEAGRIDVRVEQMNVVETCDGLLGLIRPQADRKRIRLTLESPPTEGQGALPVVTTDPRKFQQVVFNFLSNAVKFTPEDGRITLRAERIRDAHGMPRIRVSVLDTGPGIPEEFHEAIFEKFRQLDAGHTKQHGGTGLGLAIARELAHILQGEIQLESAPGSGSMFSLIVPVEIDVSQAQDASRRASTRLSSLQPDESGILPSIRTNGSP, from the coding sequence ATGGATCGGCCCTCCAACACCATCCAGTCGATGCTCCGGGGCGTCAGCCTCGCGACGAAATGCCAGCTCCTGTTCGGGGCGGCGATCGTGCTCATCATCTCGTCGGCGCTCCTGGTGCCCTGGTTCCGCACGCTCAGCGTCGTGGACGCGAGCCAGCTCGAGACCTCTCGACAGATCTCACGCCTGTGGGAGCGCACCTCCGAGGGCGACGGGTCGGCGTTCGATCTCGCGTTCCCGACATCCCGGGCGCCGGCGCCTGCCGACGCGCCGCCCTCGCGCCCCGACGAGCCGGTCATCCGGCGGATCCCCGCCGCGGACCTGGACGCGGCGGCGGCGGACTCGGCCTTTCTGGCGGCGGCGGTTGAGCGTTTCCGCAGGACCCGGCGCGAGCCCATCAGCGAGCACCACGAGGCGATCTGGGACGGGGACCGCATCTACCGCTACGCGCGGGCGCAGCGCGAGCCGGACACCAGGGAGCTCGTCAGCGTGCTCCTCCTCGAACGCCGCTCGCCCCAGGCGCAGAGCCTGCTGCTCATCAACCGGATGTACCTCGTCGTCGCCGGCGTGCTCGCCGGCCTCTTCGCGTCGATGGTGTTCTACCTCATCACGACGAGGATCATCCTCAAGCCGGTGCGCACGCTGCGAGAGGTCGCGGACCTCGTGCGTCGGGGCGACCTGTCGGCGCGCTCGCAGATCACCACGGGCGACGAGTTCGAGGAGCTCGGCCAGACCTTCAACGAGATGCTGCAGGGCCTGACCGAGAGCACGGACCGCCTGCGCACGATCAACCGTTCTCTTGACCTTCGCGTCGACGAGCTCTCGCGCAGCAACATCGCGCTCTACGAATCGGCCAAGCTCAAGGGCGAGTTCCTCGCGAACGTGAGCCACGAGCTGCGCACGCCCCTCAACTCGATCATCGGGTTCGCCGAGCTGCTGCAGAGCATCGCCGAGTCGGACTCGAACCGGGGAACCAAGACCGACGAGGAGCTCGCGATGCTGGCGAAGCGGTCGAGGTACCTCGACAACATCGTCAACGCCGGGCGGTCGCTGCTGGAGATGATCAACGAGCTCCTCGAGATGGCGAAGATCGAAGCGGGTCGCATCGACGTGCGCGTGGAGCAGATGAACGTCGTCGAGACCTGCGACGGGCTGCTGGGGCTCATCCGCCCCCAGGCGGACCGCAAGCGGATCCGGCTCACGCTCGAATCCCCCCCGACCGAAGGCCAGGGCGCGCTGCCGGTGGTCACCACCGATCCGCGCAAGTTCCAGCAGGTCGTCTTCAACTTCCTCAGCAACGCCGTGAAGTTCACCCCCGAGGACGGGCGGATCACGCTCCGCGCCGAGCGCATCCGCGACGCCCACGGGATGCCGCGCATCCGCGTCAGCGTGCTCGACACGGGCCCGGGCATCCCCGAGGAGTTTCACGAGGCGATCTTCGAGAAGTTCAGGCAGCTCGACGCGGGCCACACCAAGCAGCACGGCGGCACCGGCCTGGGCCTGGCGATCGCGCGGGAACTCGCGCACATCCTTCAGGGCGAGATCCAGCTCGAGAGCGCTCCCGGGTCGGGGTCGATGTTCAGTCTGATCGTGCCGGTGGAGATCGATGTCTCGCAGGCGCAGGACGCGTCCCGGCGCGCGTCGACGCGCCTGTCGAGTCTGCAACCAGACGAGTCCGGCATCCTGCCCTCGATCCGAACGAACGGCTCACCCTGA